TATGGAGAACGTAAATCCGAATGGGGGCGTTAATGGAGGCAAGACATACATATTCTACGTCAAATTGATAGAGAAAGCGGGGTGGAGCGCGACCACTCCAACAATCGTAGGGCCAATAATATTGGAGGCGGATGAGGATGGGCCTTATGAGCGCCTCGATGTCCACTTCGGGAACGCCCCCTCAGCTATAACCACAACAGCTACTACGATCACCACAACAACTACGGCGACCGCCCCGCCCCCACCGCCGCCACCGCCCCCCTCCTCGCGCAGGAGGCTCGTCGGAGGATACCTGATGCCCACCGATGGGCTCGCCGTGCTGGCGCCTTACTTGGCCCCGATAGGCTCGGCCTTCGCTGTGGCATTGGCCGTGACCCTCATTAGGCGGAGGCGCAAGGCCTCACGCGGCATCCCATAGGGAGGCCATGGATGGCCGGGCGCAAGGGGCGTTCTATGCCCAAGAGGCTCGGGGTTAAGCCCCATCAGGCTAGGCTTATGGCCATAGGCCTGTTCTTCGCCTCGATCCCATACTTGGCCTTCGCCCCCCAGCCAATCCTCAGGGGCGTCCAAGGAGCGCGACCGAAACGGCCAGATATGTCCTATCAAATCCCGGACCGATTATAAACATGAGCGCCTCTGATCTCTAGAGATGGTGTCAGAAAGGTTCTGAAAATATCCAAAACCCTAGGTTCAGAAAAGTTCATCCTATTGAGGATGGTTGAGGGCATCGAGGAGGGGCCCATTTGGGTGTACCCAGTTTATTTAACTGAGAAATTATTGGAGAAGATTTGAAGGATCTCGAATCCTCGACGCGCTTCAACGCCCGGCCCTGATGGCTTCCTCCCGCTCGCGGCAGCCCTTCAAATAGCTCTCGGCGGCCGATGCCAAGAAGTTGGTCACGCCCGTGCAAAGGTACTGGAAGCCGACCCTTCGCCAGCGCTCGTAGGCGGCCGGGTCCCTAGCTATGGTCCCCGCGGCCTTCCCGGCGGCGATCGCCATCCTCCCAACGCGCTCTATCGTCGCCAATACCTCCGGATGGGAGGGTTGGCCGGGATAGCCCATCGAGGACGAAAGATCCGTTGGGCCAATGAATATGGCGTCTATGCCCTCGACCTTGACTATATCGGCGGCGTTCCTGACGGCATCGACCGTTTCCACTTGCACTATCACCAACGTCTCCTCGTTCGCCATCCTGACGTAATCCCCCAAGGGCCGGTCGATGCCATATCCCGCCGCCCTAACGGCCGCCAAGCCCCGGCGCCCCATCGGCGGATACTTCGCAGACCTCACGACAGCCTCCGCCTCCGCCACTGAGTTGACCAAGGGGATCTGGATGCCCATCGCCCCCGCATCCAAATAACGCAATATATTCTGCTGCAAGTTCAGGGCGATGCGCACCAAGGGCGTTATGCCGACGGCCTCGGCGGCCCGCACCATATGCTCCACCGTCTCCAGATCCGGTATCCCATGCTCGGCGTCT
The genomic region above belongs to Candidatus Bathyarchaeia archaeon and contains:
- a CDS encoding aldolase/citrate lyase family protein — translated: MRRNPVKEKLRSGEAVIGAFCNIPSPAAIEILGLLGFDFAIIDAEHGIPDLETVEHMVRAAEAVGITPLVRIALNLQQNILRYLDAGAMGIQIPLVNSVAEAEAVVRSAKYPPMGRRGLAAVRAAGYGIDRPLGDYVRMANEETLVIVQVETVDAVRNAADIVKVEGIDAIFIGPTDLSSSMGYPGQPSHPEVLATIERVGRMAIAAGKAAGTIARDPAAYERWRRVGFQYLCTGVTNFLASAAESYLKGCREREEAIRAGR